Proteins found in one Drosophila busckii strain San Diego stock center, stock number 13000-0081.31 chromosome 2R, ASM1175060v1, whole genome shotgun sequence genomic segment:
- the LOC108595913 gene encoding uncharacterized protein LOC108595913 has translation MVPVTKPNTKEVQCQLSTGEESPEQPQSPEQQQQQQQQPEVIVTPKSGRVGIFNAEDFLSRAQRNDKINNILRSPTKAPNGVRQRSVYTNNNPSPQASLRLPMSQASLSSRMSSMSLNSSSASVGTNTSVLAKECSSQTNAGGSYRAMQLGMHHSPSQPLLSAITPDIDPSNIIRGGKSLTARYPGHYSFENTGAYIPPQPQPPIHHSQQFPSPMPPPPHALGRVSSRTFEFENSPPPPPPCRPAMSKAPTSALRMVSVTPFYLYIKCFYCSLSRLGQGSAVRTNAAWPSPISQGLLIHPNGRILQSGSKVEIVTYDGMKANNFVRYAKMWYKGVSFTSESCALIYLVDTAGTRTTTDTFTDLTKDYTLAVFYDDSRHGPSFVPDAQEVIAKSTYACADDGTETYDINGFRIIQAADGLVKVTRQHNKGLIRTSPGNGSVTLTTLGIHCTASLGKTSHLFLRRNEKRMHFDGSNFIVRNAGHSAGFNENNLLIVY, from the exons ATGGTTCCAGTTACAAAGCCAAACACCAAGGAGGTGCAATGTCAGCTTTCCACTGGCGAGGAGTCGCCGGAGCAGCCGCAATCAccggaacaacaacaacagcagcagcagcagccagaggtCATTGTTACTCCAAAGAGCGGACGCGTTGGTATTTTCAATGCGGAGGATTTTCTGTCGCGTGCTCAGCGAAACGACAAGATCAACAACATTTTGCGCTCTCCAACCAAAGCTCCCAATGGTGTGCGCCAGCGCTCTGtttacaccaacaacaatccATCGCCA CAAGCATCGTTGCGTCTGCCCATGTCGCAGGCTTCGCTCTCATCGCGTATGAGCAGCATGtcgctcaacagcagcagcgctagcgTAGGCACCAATACCTCAGTATTGGCCAAGGAATGCTCCAGTCAAACCAACGCCGGTGGCTCGTACCGCGCCATGCAACTGGGCATGCATCATTCGCCTTCGCAGCCGTTGCTTAGTGCCATTACGCCCGATATAGACCCCAGCAATATTATACGTGGAGGCAAATCGCTCACTGCTCGCTATCCTGGCCATTACAGCTTTGAGAATACTGGCGCCTACATTCCG CCTCAACCTCAGCCACCAATCCATCATTCGCAGCAGTTTCCATCGCCGATGCCGCCACCACCTCATGCCTTGGGTAGAGTCAGCTCGCGCACTTTTGAATTTGAGAACAGCCCTCCACCACCGCCGCCCTGCCGCCCAGCCATGTCGAAGGCACCAACCAGCGCGCTACGCATGGTGTCGGTTACCCCATTCTATCTGTACATCAAATGTTTTTACTGCAGCCTGAGCAGACTTGGACAAGGCAGTGCGGTGCGAACCAACGCAGCATGGCCGTCTCCTATCTCGCAAGGACTTTTGATTCATCCAAATGGGCGCATATTGCAAAGCGGCTCCAAGGTGGAAATTGTTACTTATGATGGCATGAAGGCCAACAATTTTGT GCGATACGCCAAGATGTGGTACAAAGGTGTGAGCTTCACAAGCGAGTCTTGCGCTTTGATTTATCTGGTAGACACTGCGGGCACACGCACCACAACCGACACATTCACTGATCTGACCAAGGACTACACCTTGGCTGTGTTTTATGA CGATTCTCGTCACGGTCCGTCTTTTGTGCCGGATGCTCAGGAGGTGATTGCAAAGTCCACTTATGCATGCGCCGACGATGGCACCGAGACATATGACATCAATGGCTTCCGCATTATACAGGCTGCTGATGGGCTGGTGAAGGTGACGCGTCAGCATAACAAGGGCCTCATTCGCACTAGTCCTGGCAATGGATCAGTCACCTTGACTACTCTTGGCATCCATTGCACTGCATCATTGGGCAAAACATCGCATCTGTTCTTGCG TCGCAATGAGAAGCGCATGCACTTTGATGGCTCCAACTTTATAGTGCGCAATGCTGGGCACTCCGCTGGTTTCAACGAGAACAATCTGCTGATTGTCTACTAG